GCGGCCGCCCCAGGGGCCCGTGATGAGCCTCGGCGAGGTCTCCCGCATGCTCGGCTCCAAGTTCTAGGTGTCCCCATGGCGAAGGCAATCGTGGCGAGCGGAAAGCGGAAGATGGCCGTGGCCCGGGCGAACCTCACGAAGGGGCGAGGCGTCGTGCGCGTGAACAGCGTGCCCGTGGAAATCATCCCGCACGAGCTGGCGCGGATGAAGATCCTGGAGCCACTGAAGCTCGCCGGCAAGAAGGTCGAGTCGATCGACATCAGCGTGAACGTGCAGGGAGGCGGCGTCATGGGCCAGGCGGACGCGGTGCGCACCGCGATCGCCCGCGGCCTCGTCCAGTACCTGAA
This sequence is a window from Thermoplasmata archaeon. Protein-coding genes within it:
- a CDS encoding 30S ribosomal protein S9; translation: MAKAIVASGKRKMAVARANLTKGRGVVRVNSVPVEIIPHELARMKILEPLKLAGKKVESIDISVNVQGGGVMGQADAVRTAIARGLVQYLNDPDLETLFREYDRTLIVPDTRRKLPKKPLGRGARKKRQKSYR